The proteins below come from a single Zetaproteobacteria bacterium genomic window:
- a CDS encoding low molecular weight phosphotyrosine protein phosphatase: MRVLFVCLGNICRSPLAEAIARRQAEEMGVADRFHFASAGTGDWHVGCGADPRSAATAQRFGLDLSHHRAQQITAAEIADWDWLIAMDRANRQQLLAMGAPPERVWMMRRFEAPDGNGMEDVPDPYYGGPEGFVLMYRLLRDNAHAIIEALLAQAR; this comes from the coding sequence CTGCGTGTGCTCTTCGTCTGCCTGGGCAACATCTGCCGCTCGCCGCTGGCCGAGGCGATCGCCCGCCGGCAGGCCGAGGAGATGGGGGTGGCCGACCGGTTCCACTTCGCCTCGGCCGGCACCGGCGACTGGCATGTCGGTTGCGGCGCCGATCCCCGCTCGGCGGCGACCGCGCAGCGCTTCGGCCTCGACCTCTCGCACCACCGGGCGCAGCAGATCACCGCTGCGGAGATCGCCGACTGGGACTGGCTGATCGCCATGGACCGCGCCAACCGCCAACAGCTGCTGGCCATGGGCGCGCCGCCCGAGCGCGTCTGGATGATGCGTCGCTTCGAGGCGCCCGACGGCAACGGCATGGAGGACGTACCCGACCCCTACTACGGCGGTCCGGAGGGGTTTGTGTTGATGTACCGCCTGCTGCGCGACAACGCCCACGCGATCATCGAAGCGTTGCTGGCGCAGGCGCGCTGA
- the nadC gene encoding carboxylating nicotinate-nucleotide diphosphorylase has protein sequence MFSCDEPTAALIRQALREDAADNDITALATVPPSRLSRGEIVAKAPGVLSGCAIAAACFHAVDSAIDCRWLVEDGARVAPGTRVAELHGPTRSLLAAERTALNFLQHLSGIASATARFVARVAGTGCAIYDTRKTLPGMRAAAKAAVVHGGGRNHRADLAGGFLIKENHILAAGSIGAAVARCRAAGSDRWIEVECETVAQVEEAAALAPELILLDNMAIGEVRRARAIVPRGGPTRLEASGGITLENVRAYAECGVERIAVGAITHSAPALDLSLLLRS, from the coding sequence ATGTTCTCCTGCGATGAGCCTACCGCCGCGCTGATCCGGCAGGCGCTGCGGGAGGATGCCGCCGACAACGACATCACCGCACTGGCCACGGTGCCCCCCAGCCGGCTAAGCCGAGGGGAGATCGTCGCCAAGGCGCCGGGGGTGCTCTCCGGCTGCGCGATCGCTGCGGCCTGCTTCCACGCCGTCGATTCGGCCATCGACTGCCGCTGGCTGGTGGAAGATGGCGCGCGCGTGGCCCCCGGGACCCGCGTGGCCGAGCTCCACGGCCCCACCCGATCCCTGCTGGCAGCCGAGCGCACCGCGCTCAACTTCCTGCAGCACCTCTCCGGCATCGCCAGCGCCACCGCCCGCTTCGTCGCGCGCGTCGCCGGCACCGGTTGCGCCATCTACGACACGCGCAAGACCCTCCCCGGAATGCGTGCGGCGGCCAAGGCGGCGGTGGTCCACGGCGGCGGCCGCAACCACCGCGCCGACCTGGCCGGCGGTTTCCTGATCAAGGAGAACCACATCCTCGCCGCCGGCTCGATCGGTGCGGCGGTGGCGCGCTGCCGCGCGGCCGGAAGCGACCGGTGGATCGAGGTGGAGTGCGAAACAGTGGCCCAGGTGGAGGAGGCGGCCGCGCTGGCGCCGGAGTTGATCCTGCTCGACAACATGGCGATCGGCGAGGTGCGGCGGGCGCGTGCCATCGTGCCGCGCGGCGGCCCCACCCGACTCGAGGCCAGCGGCGGCATCACGCTGGAGAACGTCCGCGCCTACGCCGAGTGCGGCGTGGAGCGGATCGCCGTCGGTGCCATCACCCACTCCGCTCCGGCGCTCGATCTCTCACTGCTGCTGCGGTCGTGA